In Bradysia coprophila strain Holo2 unplaced genomic scaffold, BU_Bcop_v1 contig_358, whole genome shotgun sequence, one DNA window encodes the following:
- the LOC119081539 gene encoding voltage-dependent anion-selective channel-like, with the protein MAPPPSFSDLGRQARDVFSKGYNFGLWKLDCKLKTESGLQFSTGGHSNNDTGKVFGSLETKSKINDYGLTISEKWTTHNMLYTDITHTDKFIQGLKLIFEGSFSPQSGNKNGKVKASFSHDHFKTDTDMNINLAGPLITVSNVVGYGAWLFGSQHVFDCQKAKLFGTQCAIGYVGKEFVVHTNLSDGTEYSGSIFHKVSPSLSTGIQLSWSARNNTTKIGIAGKYNLDENITLRGKIHNNSLIGLGYQQKLHERITLTLSTLIDAKNFNAGGHKLGFALEVEA; encoded by the exons ATGGCACCACCACCATCGTTTAGTGATTTGGGAAGACAGGCCCGTGATGTTTTCAGCAAGGGCTACAATTTCGGTTTGTGGAAGCTCGATTGTAAGCTCAAAACAGAATCGGGACTCCAGTTTTCTACCGGTGGACATTCCAATAATGACACTGGCAAAGTGTTCGGTTCGTTAgaaacgaaatcgaaaattaatgATTACGGTTTGACAATCAGCGAAAAATGGACCACGCACAACATGTTATACACGGATATCACACATACCGACAAATTTATCCAAGGATTGAAGCTTATTTTCGAAGGATCATTTTCACCCCAGTCGGGAAACAAGAACGGAAAGGTCAAGGCATCGTTCAGCCATGATCATTTTAAAACGGACACAGATATGAACATTAACTTGGCTGGTCCATTGATCACAGTATCAAATGTTGTTGGTTACGGAGCATGGTTGTTCGGCAGTCAACATGTATTTGATTGTCAAAAGgcaaaattgtttggaaccCAATGTGCCATTGGCTACGTCGGTAAAGAATTTGTCGTACATACCAACTT GAGTGACGGTACAGAGTACAGTGGATCCATTTTCCACAAAGTCAGTCCGAGTTTAAGTACTGGCATTCAATTGTCTTGGAGTGCAAGGAACAACACTACCAAAATTGGTATCGCAGGAAAGTATAACTTGGACGAGAACATCACTTTGCGTGGAAAGATTCATAACAACAGCCTAATTGGCTTGGGTTATCAGCAAAAACTACACGAACGCATTACGCTTACGTTATCAACGTTGATCGATGCTAAAAACTTCAACGCTGGAGGGCATAAATTAGGTTTTGCGTTAGAAGTTGAAGCTTAA